The following are encoded in a window of Hippoglossus stenolepis isolate QCI-W04-F060 chromosome 10, HSTE1.2, whole genome shotgun sequence genomic DNA:
- the tgfb3 gene encoding transforming growth factor beta-3 proprotein has protein sequence MNLGEALLFFLLSNCVTMTLSLSTCTTVDIDHIKKKRVEAVRGQILSKLRLTSPPQTTGPSQVPFQVLALYNSTKELIEELGRDRHQSCGQDNTETEYYAKEIYKFNMINGLPENNDLSYCTKVTTSKVFRFNVSTMEKNSTNLFRAEFRALRIPNSVAKKNEQRIELYQILKKDDPKAKQRYIGGKNVLTKGTAEWVSFDVTETVREWLMYRQTNHGLEISVHCPCHTFRPNGDIIENANEVLEVKFKGMEVDNDDPTRTRKQKEPFYPHLILMMLPPHRLDAQSSSRRRKRALDTNYCFNNYEENCCVRQLYINFRQDLGWRWIHQPEGYYANFCSGPCPYLRSADTTHSSLLSLYNTLNPEASASPCCVPQDLEPLTILYYVGRSPKVEQLSNMVVKSCKCS, from the exons ATGAATCTGGGCGAAGCgcttctgtttttcctcctctccaacTGTGTGACAATGACTCTGTCGCTGTCCACTTGCACCACCGTGGACATTGACCACATCAAGAAGAAGAGAGTGGAGGCGGTGCGCGGACAGATCCTCAGTAAGCTCCGGCTGACCAGTCCGCCCCAAACCACAGGTCCGAGCCAGGTACCGTTTCAGGTCCTGGCCCTTTATAACAGCACCAAGGAGCTCATTGAGGAGCTGGGCAGAGACAGGCACCAGAGTTGTGGACAGGATAATACAGAGACCGAGTACTATGCCAAAGAGATTTACAAGTTCAACATGATCAATGGGCTACCAGAAAACA ATGACCTCTCCTACTGCACCAAGGTTACCACCTCCAAGGTATTCCGCTTCAATGTCTCGACCATGGAGAAGAACTCCACCAACTTGTTTCGGGCTGAATTTCGAGCCCTGCGGATCCCCAACTCCGTCGCCAAGAAAAACGAGCAGAGGATTGAGCTCTACCAG ATCCTCAAGAAAGATGATCCCAAAGCCAAACAGCGCTACATTGGGGGCAAGAACGTCCTGACCAAGGGGACGGCTGAATGGGTGTCGTTTGATGTTACCGAGACAGTGAGGGAGTGGCTAATGTATCGAC AGACCAATCATGGCCTGGAGATCAGTGTGCATTGTCCCTGCCATACTTTCAGGCCCAACGGTGACATTATCGAGAATGCCAACGAGGTGCTGGAGGTCAAGTTCAAAG GTATGGAGGTCGACAATGACGACCCGACCCGTACGAGAAAACAAAAGGAGCCGTTCtaccctcacctcatcctcatGATGCTCCCGCCCCACAGGCTGGACGCCCAGTCCTCATCCCGCAGGCGCAAGCGGGCACTTGACACCAATTACTGCTTCAA CAATTATGAGGAGAACTGCTGCGTGCGACAGCTTTATATTAATTTCCGGCAGGATTTAGGCTGGAGGTGGATCCATCAGCCCGAAGGGTACTATGCCAACTTCTGCTCTGGTCCCTGTCCTTACCTACGCAGTGCGGACACCACCCACAGCTCG CTGCTGAGCCTCTACAACACCTTGAACCCCGAAGCGTCCGCCTCACCCTGCTGTGTTCCTCAGGACTTGGAGCCCCTCACCATCCTCTACTACGTGGGACGCTCCCCTAAAGTCGAGCAGCTCTCCAACATGGTCGTCAAGTCCTGCAAGTGCAGCTAA
- the LOC118117039 gene encoding intraflagellar transport protein 43 homolog isoform X1: MEDNFQLGDAGAVKNVAKSGRRARLTADQSSFEDSRSMRKSSTAASMGDDEDEAPPPKPARRQGGWAEESSGSGSAKSSRRPAAEDLEDRRLQPQTPQGSDDEGDIPVIPDLEEVQEEDLTMQVAAPPSIQVNRVMTYRDLDNDLKYYSAFQTLDGEIDLKLLTKVLAPEQEVKEDDVSWDWDHLFTEVSSELLMEWDQGENEEQAALPVT, from the exons ATGGAAGATAACTTCCAGTTGGGAGACGCTGGAGCGGTGAAAAAT GTTGCAAAGTCTGGACGGAGAGCTCGCCTCACCGCAGATCAGTCTTCGTTCGAGGATTCTCGCTCCATGAGGAAGTCCTCCACCGCTGCTTCAATGGGAGAT GATGAAGACGAG GCCCCCCCTCCTAAACCGGCTCGGCGGCAGGGTGGCTGGGCAGAAGAAAGCTCCGGGTCTGGATCAGCCAA ATCCTCAAGACGGCCTGCAGCTGAGGATCTGGAAGA CCGCCGCCTGCAACCACAAACTCCCCAGGGATCAGATGATGAAGGAG atattcCAGTGATTCCAGATCTTGAAGAAGTACAGGAAGAAGACCTCACCATGCAAGTTGCAGCTCCACCAAG CATTCAGGTGAACCGTGTAATGACCTACAGAGATCTGGACAATGATCTGAAGTATTACTCGGCCTTTCAGACCCTA GACGGAGAGATCGACTTGAAGCTCCTCACCAAGGTTTTAGCGCCAGAGCAGGAGGTGAAAGAG GATGATGTGAGCTGGGACTGGGATCATCTGTTTACAGAGGTGTCCTCAGAGCTGCTGATGGAATGGGATCAAGGAGAGAATGAGGAGCAGGCTGCGTTGCCTGTAACATGA
- the LOC118117039 gene encoding intraflagellar transport protein 43 homolog isoform X2 yields the protein MEDNFQLGDAGAVKNVAKSGRRARLTADQSSFEDSRSMRKSSTAASMGDAPPPKPARRQGGWAEESSGSGSAKSSRRPAAEDLEDRRLQPQTPQGSDDEGDIPVIPDLEEVQEEDLTMQVAAPPSIQVNRVMTYRDLDNDLKYYSAFQTLDGEIDLKLLTKVLAPEQEVKEDDVSWDWDHLFTEVSSELLMEWDQGENEEQAALPVT from the exons ATGGAAGATAACTTCCAGTTGGGAGACGCTGGAGCGGTGAAAAAT GTTGCAAAGTCTGGACGGAGAGCTCGCCTCACCGCAGATCAGTCTTCGTTCGAGGATTCTCGCTCCATGAGGAAGTCCTCCACCGCTGCTTCAATGGGAGAT GCCCCCCCTCCTAAACCGGCTCGGCGGCAGGGTGGCTGGGCAGAAGAAAGCTCCGGGTCTGGATCAGCCAA ATCCTCAAGACGGCCTGCAGCTGAGGATCTGGAAGA CCGCCGCCTGCAACCACAAACTCCCCAGGGATCAGATGATGAAGGAG atattcCAGTGATTCCAGATCTTGAAGAAGTACAGGAAGAAGACCTCACCATGCAAGTTGCAGCTCCACCAAG CATTCAGGTGAACCGTGTAATGACCTACAGAGATCTGGACAATGATCTGAAGTATTACTCGGCCTTTCAGACCCTA GACGGAGAGATCGACTTGAAGCTCCTCACCAAGGTTTTAGCGCCAGAGCAGGAGGTGAAAGAG GATGATGTGAGCTGGGACTGGGATCATCTGTTTACAGAGGTGTCCTCAGAGCTGCTGATGGAATGGGATCAAGGAGAGAATGAGGAGCAGGCTGCGTTGCCTGTAACATGA